Proteins from a single region of Macrotis lagotis isolate mMagLag1 chromosome 2, bilby.v1.9.chrom.fasta, whole genome shotgun sequence:
- the ATP2B1 gene encoding plasma membrane calcium-transporting ATPase 1 isoform X1, with amino-acid sequence MGDMANNSVAYSGVKNSLKEANYDGDFGITLAELRALMELRSTDALRKIQESYGDVYGICAKLKTSPNEGLSGNPADIERRQAVFGKNFIPPKKPKTFLQLVWEALQDVTLIVLEIAAIVSLGLSFYRPPEGNNEVCGQVSVGEEEGEGETGWIEGAAILLSVVCVVLVTAFNDWSKEKQFRGLQSRIEQEQKFTVIRGGQVIQIPVADITVGDIAQVKYGDLLPADGILIQGNDLKIDESSLTGESDHVKKTLDKDPLLLSGTHVMEGSGRMVVTAVGMNSQTGIIFALLGAGGEEEEKKDEKKKEKKNKKQDGTVENRNKAKAQDGAAMEMQPLKSEEGGDGDEKDKKKANLPKKEKSVLQGKLTKLAVQIGKAGLLMSAITVIILVLYFVINTFWVQKRQWLVECTPIYSQYFVKFFIIGVTVLVVAVPEGLPLAVTISLAYSVKKMMKDNNLVRHLDACETMGNATAICSDKTGTLTMNRMTVVQAYINENHYKKVPDPDAIPESIFSYLVTGISVNCAYTSKILPPEIEGGLPRHVGNKTECALLGLVLDLKLDYQDVRNEIPEEALYKVYTFNSVRKSMSTVLKNSDGSYRLFSKGASEIILKKCFKILSANGEAKVFRPRDRDDIVKTVIEPMASEGLRTICLAFRDFPAGEPEPDWDNENDIVTGLTCIAVVGIEDPVRPEVPDAIRKCQRAGITVRMVTGDNINTARAIASKCGILPSGEDFLCLEGKEFNRRIRNEKGEIEQERIDKIWPKLRVLARSSPTDKHTLVKGIIDSTVSEQRQVVAVTGDGTNDGPALKKADVGFAMGIAGTDVAKEASDIILIDDNFTSIVKAVMWGRNVYDSISKFLQFQLTVNVVAVIVAFTGACITQDSPLKAVQMLWVNLIMDTLASLALATEPPTESLLLRKPYGRNKPLISRTMMKNILGQAVYQLVVVFTLLFAGEKFFDIDSGRNAPLHAPPSEHYTIVFNTFVLMQLFNEINARKIHGERNVFEGIFKNIIFCTIVLGTFVIQIIIVQFGGKPFSCSKLSLAQWLWSVFLGMGTLLWGQLISTVPTSRLKFLKEAGHGTQKEEIPEEELAEDVEEIDHAERELRRGQILWFRGLNRIQTQMDVVNAFQSGSTLQGALRRQPSIASQHHDIRVVNAFRSSLYEGLEKTESRRSIHNFMTHPEFRIEDSEPHIPLIDDTDTEDNPPTKRNSSPPPSSNKNNNAVDSGIHLKTEMNKSATSSSPGSPLHSLETSL; translated from the exons gtttAAGTGGAAATCCTGCAGATATAGAAAGGAGGCAAGCAGTGTTTGGGAAGAACTTTATAcctccaaaaaagccaaaaacatTTCTACAGTTAGTATGGGAAGCATTACAAGATGTTACATTAATTGTTTTAGAAATTGCAGCCATAGTATCATTGGGCCTTTCTTTTTACCGACCTCCAGAAGGGAATAATGAAG TTTGTGGACAAGTATCTGTTGGGGAGGAAGAAGGTGAAGGTGAAACTGGTTGGATCGAAGGCGCCGCCATCCTTTTGTCGGTAGTTTGTGTTGTGTTAGTAACGGCTTTCAACGACTGGAGCAAAGAGAAGCAGTTCCGAGGTCTGCAGAGTCGGATTGAACAGGAGCAAAAGTTTACCGTCATCAGGGGCGGACAAGTCATTCAGATACCGGTGGCCGACATCACTGTTGGGGACATTGCTCAAGTGAAATATG GTGATCTTCTTCCAGCCGATGGTATACTTATTCAAGGAAATGATCTCAAAATTGATGAAAGCTCACTGACTGGAGAATCTGATCATGTTAAGAAGACATTGGATAAAGATCCCTTACTTTTATCAG GTACCCATGTGATGGAAGGCTCTGGAAGAATGGTAGTTACTGCTGTGGGTATGAACTCTCAAACTGGAATTATTTTTGCCTTACTTGGGGCTGgaggtgaagaagaagaaaagaaggatgaaaagaaaaaagaaaagaaaa ATAAGAAACAAGATGGCACTGTTGAGAACCGCAACAAAG CAAAAGCTCAGGATGGCGCAGCCATGGAAATGCAGCCATTGAAAAGTGAGGAAGGAGGAGATGgggatgaaaaagataaaaagaaagcaaacttgccaaagaaagaaaagtcgGTTTTACAAGGGAAACTCACAAAATTGGCAGTTCAGATTGGAAAAGCAG ggcTCTTGATGTCTGCAATCACAGTTATCATCCTTGTGTTATATTTTGTAATTAACACATTCTGGGTTCAGAAACGACAATGGCTTGTGGAATGTACGCCCATTTATAGTCAATATTTTGTGAAATTCTTCATTATTGGAGTCACAGTCTTGGTGGTAGCAGTACCAGAAGGTCTTCCCCTTGCTGTAACTATCTCACTTGCTTATTCTGTAAAG AAAATGATGAAAGACAATAACCTGGTAAGACATCTGGATGCTTGTGAAACAATGGGAAACGCAACAGCCATTTGCTCAGATAAAACAGGGACCCTCACTATGAATAGAATGACAGTTGTCCAGgcttatataaatgaaaatcattATAAAAAAGTTCCTGATCCTGATGCTATTCCAGAAAGCATTTTCTCCTATCTTGTAACTGGAATTTCTGTGAATTGTGCTTATACATCAAAAATATTG ccACCAGAGATAGAAGGTGGATTACCACGTCATGTTGGCAATAAAACTGAATGTGCTCTGCTGGGACTTGTTTTGGATTTAAAACTAGATTATCAGGATGTAAGGAATGAAATCCCTGAAGAAGCTCTATACAAAGTCTACACATTCAACTCAGTTAGGAAATCTATGAGCACTGTCTTGAAAAATTCAGATGGAAGCTACAGACTATTCAGCAAGGGTGCCTCAGAGATCATTCTTAAAAA ATGCTTCAAAATCTTGAGTGCTAATGGTGAAGCAAAGGTGTTTAGACCAAGAGACCGTGATGATATTGTTAAAACTGTGATTGAACCAATGGCATCTGAAGGACTCAGAACGATCTGCCTTGCATTCAGAGATTTCCCAGCAGGAGAACCTGAACCAGATTGGGACAATGAAAATGATATTGTCACCGGCCTGACATGTATCGCTGTTGTAGGGATAGAAGATCCCGTGAGACCTGAG GTCCCAGATGCAATAAGGAAATGCCAGAGGGCTGGAATTACTGTGCGGATGGTCACTGGTGATAACATTAATACTGCTCGGGCTATTGCTTCTAAATGTGGTATTTTGCCTTCTGGGGAAGATTTCCTGTGCCTTGAAGGTAAAGAGTTCAACCGAAGAATAAGGAATGAAAAGGGAGAG ATTGAACAAGAACGCATAGACAAGATTTGGCCAAAGCTTCGAGTACTTGCTAGATCATCTCCCACAGACAAGCACACACTGGTTAAAG GTATAATTGATAGCACTGTCTCAGAACAACGACAGGTTGTAGCTGTGACTGGGGATGGTACAAATGATGGCCCTGCGCTGAAGAAGGCAGATGTTGGCTTTGCTATG GGAATTGCCGGAACTGATGTAGCCAAAGAAGCCTCAGATATCATTCTCATAGATGACAACTTCACAAGCATCGTCAAAGCAGTCATGTGGGGAAGAAACGTCTATGACAGCATCTCAAAGTTCCTTCAGTTCCAGCTCACGGTCAATGTTGTGGCGGTGATTGTCGCCTTCACAGGAGCCTGTATTACGCAG GATTCACCACTAAAGGCTGTACAGATGCTATGGGTAAATCTCATCATGGACACACTGGCATCCCTGGCTCTGGCAACTGAACCACCTACTGAATCTCTCTTGCTTCGGAAACCTTATGGTAGAAATAAGCCTCTCATCTCTCGCACAATGATGAAAAATATCCTGGGTCAAGCAGTCTATCAACTTGTGGTGGTCTTTACCCTCTTGTTTGCCG gggaaaaattttTCGATATTGACAGTGGAAGAAATGCTCCTTTGCATGCTCCGCCTTCAGAACATTATACTATCGTGTTTAACACTTTCGTACTGATGCAATTGTTTAATGAGATCAATGCCCGAAAAATTCATGGTGAAAGAAATGTGTTTGAAGGGATCTTCAAAAATATCATCTTCTGTACAATTGTTCTGGGTACTTTTGTGATTCAG ATAATAATTGTGCAGTTTGGTGGAAAACCTTTCAGTTGTTCAAAACTTTCATTAGCCCAGTGGCTGTGGTCAGTATTCCTAGGAATGGGAACATTACTCTGGGGCCAG CTAATTTCGACAGTCCCAACTAGCCGTTTAAAATTCCTTAAAGAAGCTGGTCATGGaacacagaaagaagaaataccTGAGGAAGAATTAGCCGAAGATGTTGAAGAGATCGACCACGCTGAGCGAGAGTTACGCCGAGGACAGATCTTGTGGTTTAGGGGTCTGAACCGAATCCAAACTCAG ATGGATGTAGTCAATGCTTTCCAGAGCGGAAGTACCCTTCAGGGGGCGCTAAGGCGGCAACCCTCCATCGCCAGCCAGCACCATGAT ATTCGAGTGGTGAATGCATTTCGTAGTTCTTTATATGAAGGGCTAGAAAAAACGGAGTCACGAAGGTCCATTCACAACTTTATGACGCATCCTGAGTTTAGGATAGAGGACTCCGAGCCTCACATTCCCCTTATTGATGACACTGATACTGAAGACAATCCCCCCACAAAGCGTAACTCGAGTCCTCCACCCTCttctaacaaaaataataatgccGTGGACAGCGGAATTCATCTTAAAACCGAAATGAACAAGTCTGCTACCTCTTCATCCCCAGGAAGCCCACTACATAGCCTGGAAACATCACTCTGA
- the ATP2B1 gene encoding plasma membrane calcium-transporting ATPase 1 isoform X2, translated as MGDMANNSVAYSGVKNSLKEANYDGDFGITLAELRALMELRSTDALRKIQESYGDVYGICAKLKTSPNEGLSGNPADIERRQAVFGKNFIPPKKPKTFLQLVWEALQDVTLIVLEIAAIVSLGLSFYRPPEGNNEVCGQVSVGEEEGEGETGWIEGAAILLSVVCVVLVTAFNDWSKEKQFRGLQSRIEQEQKFTVIRGGQVIQIPVADITVGDIAQVKYGDLLPADGILIQGNDLKIDESSLTGESDHVKKTLDKDPLLLSGTHVMEGSGRMVVTAVGMNSQTGIIFALLGAGGEEEEKKDEKKKEKKNKKQDGTVENRNKAKAQDGAAMEMQPLKSEEGGDGDEKDKKKANLPKKEKSVLQGKLTKLAVQIGKAGLLMSAITVIILVLYFVINTFWVQKRQWLVECTPIYSQYFVKFFIIGVTVLVVAVPEGLPLAVTISLAYSVKKMMKDNNLVRHLDACETMGNATAICSDKTGTLTMNRMTVVQAYINENHYKKVPDPDAIPESIFSYLVTGISVNCAYTSKILPPEIEGGLPRHVGNKTECALLGLVLDLKLDYQDVRNEIPEEALYKVYTFNSVRKSMSTVLKNSDGSYRLFSKGASEIILKKCFKILSANGEAKVFRPRDRDDIVKTVIEPMASEGLRTICLAFRDFPAGEPEPDWDNENDIVTGLTCIAVVGIEDPVRPEVPDAIRKCQRAGITVRMVTGDNINTARAIASKCGILPSGEDFLCLEGKEFNRRIRNEKGEIEQERIDKIWPKLRVLARSSPTDKHTLVKGIIDSTVSEQRQVVAVTGDGTNDGPALKKADVGFAMGIAGTDVAKEASDIILIDDNFTSIVKAVMWGRNVYDSISKFLQFQLTVNVVAVIVAFTGACITQDSPLKAVQMLWVNLIMDTLASLALATEPPTESLLLRKPYGRNKPLISRTMMKNILGQAVYQLVVVFTLLFAGEKFFDIDSGRNAPLHAPPSEHYTIVFNTFVLMQLFNEINARKIHGERNVFEGIFKNIIFCTIVLGTFVIQIIIVQFGGKPFSCSKLSLAQWLWSVFLGMGTLLWGQLISTVPTSRLKFLKEAGHGTQKEEIPEEELAEDVEEIDHAERELRRGQILWFRGLNRIQTQIRVVNAFRSSLYEGLEKTESRRSIHNFMTHPEFRIEDSEPHIPLIDDTDTEDNPPTKRNSSPPPSSNKNNNAVDSGIHLKTEMNKSATSSSPGSPLHSLETSL; from the exons gtttAAGTGGAAATCCTGCAGATATAGAAAGGAGGCAAGCAGTGTTTGGGAAGAACTTTATAcctccaaaaaagccaaaaacatTTCTACAGTTAGTATGGGAAGCATTACAAGATGTTACATTAATTGTTTTAGAAATTGCAGCCATAGTATCATTGGGCCTTTCTTTTTACCGACCTCCAGAAGGGAATAATGAAG TTTGTGGACAAGTATCTGTTGGGGAGGAAGAAGGTGAAGGTGAAACTGGTTGGATCGAAGGCGCCGCCATCCTTTTGTCGGTAGTTTGTGTTGTGTTAGTAACGGCTTTCAACGACTGGAGCAAAGAGAAGCAGTTCCGAGGTCTGCAGAGTCGGATTGAACAGGAGCAAAAGTTTACCGTCATCAGGGGCGGACAAGTCATTCAGATACCGGTGGCCGACATCACTGTTGGGGACATTGCTCAAGTGAAATATG GTGATCTTCTTCCAGCCGATGGTATACTTATTCAAGGAAATGATCTCAAAATTGATGAAAGCTCACTGACTGGAGAATCTGATCATGTTAAGAAGACATTGGATAAAGATCCCTTACTTTTATCAG GTACCCATGTGATGGAAGGCTCTGGAAGAATGGTAGTTACTGCTGTGGGTATGAACTCTCAAACTGGAATTATTTTTGCCTTACTTGGGGCTGgaggtgaagaagaagaaaagaaggatgaaaagaaaaaagaaaagaaaa ATAAGAAACAAGATGGCACTGTTGAGAACCGCAACAAAG CAAAAGCTCAGGATGGCGCAGCCATGGAAATGCAGCCATTGAAAAGTGAGGAAGGAGGAGATGgggatgaaaaagataaaaagaaagcaaacttgccaaagaaagaaaagtcgGTTTTACAAGGGAAACTCACAAAATTGGCAGTTCAGATTGGAAAAGCAG ggcTCTTGATGTCTGCAATCACAGTTATCATCCTTGTGTTATATTTTGTAATTAACACATTCTGGGTTCAGAAACGACAATGGCTTGTGGAATGTACGCCCATTTATAGTCAATATTTTGTGAAATTCTTCATTATTGGAGTCACAGTCTTGGTGGTAGCAGTACCAGAAGGTCTTCCCCTTGCTGTAACTATCTCACTTGCTTATTCTGTAAAG AAAATGATGAAAGACAATAACCTGGTAAGACATCTGGATGCTTGTGAAACAATGGGAAACGCAACAGCCATTTGCTCAGATAAAACAGGGACCCTCACTATGAATAGAATGACAGTTGTCCAGgcttatataaatgaaaatcattATAAAAAAGTTCCTGATCCTGATGCTATTCCAGAAAGCATTTTCTCCTATCTTGTAACTGGAATTTCTGTGAATTGTGCTTATACATCAAAAATATTG ccACCAGAGATAGAAGGTGGATTACCACGTCATGTTGGCAATAAAACTGAATGTGCTCTGCTGGGACTTGTTTTGGATTTAAAACTAGATTATCAGGATGTAAGGAATGAAATCCCTGAAGAAGCTCTATACAAAGTCTACACATTCAACTCAGTTAGGAAATCTATGAGCACTGTCTTGAAAAATTCAGATGGAAGCTACAGACTATTCAGCAAGGGTGCCTCAGAGATCATTCTTAAAAA ATGCTTCAAAATCTTGAGTGCTAATGGTGAAGCAAAGGTGTTTAGACCAAGAGACCGTGATGATATTGTTAAAACTGTGATTGAACCAATGGCATCTGAAGGACTCAGAACGATCTGCCTTGCATTCAGAGATTTCCCAGCAGGAGAACCTGAACCAGATTGGGACAATGAAAATGATATTGTCACCGGCCTGACATGTATCGCTGTTGTAGGGATAGAAGATCCCGTGAGACCTGAG GTCCCAGATGCAATAAGGAAATGCCAGAGGGCTGGAATTACTGTGCGGATGGTCACTGGTGATAACATTAATACTGCTCGGGCTATTGCTTCTAAATGTGGTATTTTGCCTTCTGGGGAAGATTTCCTGTGCCTTGAAGGTAAAGAGTTCAACCGAAGAATAAGGAATGAAAAGGGAGAG ATTGAACAAGAACGCATAGACAAGATTTGGCCAAAGCTTCGAGTACTTGCTAGATCATCTCCCACAGACAAGCACACACTGGTTAAAG GTATAATTGATAGCACTGTCTCAGAACAACGACAGGTTGTAGCTGTGACTGGGGATGGTACAAATGATGGCCCTGCGCTGAAGAAGGCAGATGTTGGCTTTGCTATG GGAATTGCCGGAACTGATGTAGCCAAAGAAGCCTCAGATATCATTCTCATAGATGACAACTTCACAAGCATCGTCAAAGCAGTCATGTGGGGAAGAAACGTCTATGACAGCATCTCAAAGTTCCTTCAGTTCCAGCTCACGGTCAATGTTGTGGCGGTGATTGTCGCCTTCACAGGAGCCTGTATTACGCAG GATTCACCACTAAAGGCTGTACAGATGCTATGGGTAAATCTCATCATGGACACACTGGCATCCCTGGCTCTGGCAACTGAACCACCTACTGAATCTCTCTTGCTTCGGAAACCTTATGGTAGAAATAAGCCTCTCATCTCTCGCACAATGATGAAAAATATCCTGGGTCAAGCAGTCTATCAACTTGTGGTGGTCTTTACCCTCTTGTTTGCCG gggaaaaattttTCGATATTGACAGTGGAAGAAATGCTCCTTTGCATGCTCCGCCTTCAGAACATTATACTATCGTGTTTAACACTTTCGTACTGATGCAATTGTTTAATGAGATCAATGCCCGAAAAATTCATGGTGAAAGAAATGTGTTTGAAGGGATCTTCAAAAATATCATCTTCTGTACAATTGTTCTGGGTACTTTTGTGATTCAG ATAATAATTGTGCAGTTTGGTGGAAAACCTTTCAGTTGTTCAAAACTTTCATTAGCCCAGTGGCTGTGGTCAGTATTCCTAGGAATGGGAACATTACTCTGGGGCCAG CTAATTTCGACAGTCCCAACTAGCCGTTTAAAATTCCTTAAAGAAGCTGGTCATGGaacacagaaagaagaaataccTGAGGAAGAATTAGCCGAAGATGTTGAAGAGATCGACCACGCTGAGCGAGAGTTACGCCGAGGACAGATCTTGTGGTTTAGGGGTCTGAACCGAATCCAAACTCAG ATTCGAGTGGTGAATGCATTTCGTAGTTCTTTATATGAAGGGCTAGAAAAAACGGAGTCACGAAGGTCCATTCACAACTTTATGACGCATCCTGAGTTTAGGATAGAGGACTCCGAGCCTCACATTCCCCTTATTGATGACACTGATACTGAAGACAATCCCCCCACAAAGCGTAACTCGAGTCCTCCACCCTCttctaacaaaaataataatgccGTGGACAGCGGAATTCATCTTAAAACCGAAATGAACAAGTCTGCTACCTCTTCATCCCCAGGAAGCCCACTACATAGCCTGGAAACATCACTCTGA